The Flavobacterium faecale genome has a segment encoding these proteins:
- a CDS encoding OmpA family protein: protein MKNLNLFKLISLLLVSMFYQLGTAQTAKALVKKEVLKNENYFQISARAGYDNPFYSNDTPYIDYNGGLEVGMSIDYYWKWFGIGADVDYISNTPESTYPTQGLIDGNRIPLTTFDLSEKGIKRFFYGIGPDFKQQSKNGKWVYELNTRVGLSSIKGGRTELRETTTAIAPLGQLLNFHAGYDAKNVVTGKAQVRVNYFFNEYIGVHAGAYYMRHFNVSELTDPSLGISSSYYPFTTGTNTVGQTIASLNPKNGPVVRMEPDKGDISSLGVFAGLSLKLASNKKEKTCNDCPAYALAVTARDKYTKEVLPDTDVVLKNIKGEVVQSGKTNNFGVVVFNEIKPDNYTIEGMLYNTKMESSTTVTNEFKAKETLQKVILYTDLNFILKGKVVVCNSAQPLANVSVKLKNLLIAEQKNTVTNDNGEFIFNVAKNSMYEVYGKKDSYFSQTETIATKEYDRNTTLFVKLEVCMEEADCGKAIGLKNILYDLDKFEIKEEAKKELNRLVQFMLDNPSLKVEVLSHTDSRSSNEYNLTLSQNRANAAVDYVVSQGIARNRISGKGYGETQLLNKCADGVSCSEAQHQLNRRTEMKVICN from the coding sequence ATGAAAAATTTAAATCTCTTCAAATTAATTTCGTTACTACTTGTAAGCATGTTCTATCAACTTGGAACCGCACAAACAGCAAAAGCATTGGTGAAAAAAGAAGTACTAAAAAATGAAAATTATTTTCAAATTAGTGCAAGAGCAGGTTATGATAATCCATTCTATTCGAATGATACTCCATATATCGACTACAACGGTGGACTGGAAGTGGGAATGTCAATAGATTACTACTGGAAATGGTTCGGAATAGGTGCAGATGTTGATTACATCTCAAACACACCAGAGAGTACCTATCCAACACAAGGTTTGATTGATGGAAATAGAATACCTCTAACCACCTTTGATTTATCTGAAAAAGGAATAAAACGATTCTTTTATGGTATTGGACCCGATTTTAAACAGCAAAGTAAAAATGGAAAATGGGTTTATGAGCTTAATACCAGAGTAGGACTTAGTTCTATCAAAGGTGGCCGTACCGAGTTGAGAGAAACTACAACCGCTATTGCTCCTCTAGGTCAATTATTAAATTTTCATGCAGGTTATGATGCGAAAAATGTGGTTACTGGTAAAGCGCAAGTACGTGTTAACTACTTTTTTAATGAGTACATAGGTGTGCATGCTGGTGCGTATTACATGAGACATTTTAATGTATCTGAATTGACTGATCCAAGTTTAGGAATTTCATCAAGTTATTATCCTTTTACAACTGGAACAAATACTGTTGGCCAAACAATTGCAAGTTTAAATCCAAAAAACGGACCTGTAGTTCGTATGGAACCTGATAAAGGAGATATTTCATCTCTAGGTGTTTTTGCAGGACTAAGTTTAAAATTGGCTTCGAATAAAAAAGAGAAAACTTGTAACGATTGTCCCGCCTATGCACTAGCAGTTACCGCAAGAGATAAATATACCAAAGAAGTTTTGCCAGATACCGATGTGGTTTTAAAAAACATCAAGGGCGAAGTGGTACAGTCAGGTAAAACTAATAATTTTGGAGTGGTTGTTTTTAACGAAATCAAACCAGATAATTATACGATTGAAGGAATGTTGTACAACACCAAAATGGAAAGTAGTACTACGGTTACCAATGAATTTAAAGCTAAAGAAACCTTGCAAAAAGTTATTTTGTACACTGATTTGAATTTTATCTTAAAAGGAAAAGTAGTAGTTTGTAACAGTGCTCAACCACTGGCTAATGTGTCTGTGAAACTTAAAAATTTATTGATTGCTGAACAAAAGAATACAGTAACAAATGATAATGGTGAATTCATTTTTAATGTTGCAAAAAATAGCATGTATGAAGTGTACGGGAAAAAAGACAGTTATTTTTCGCAAACAGAAACTATTGCAACCAAAGAATACGACAGAAATACTACCTTATTTGTAAAACTTGAAGTTTGTATGGAAGAGGCAGATTGTGGAAAAGCAATTGGATTGAAAAACATTCTTTATGATTTGGATAAGTTCGAAATTAAAGAAGAAGCTAAAAAAGAATTGAATCGTTTGGTGCAGTTCATGTTGGATAATCCTTCATTAAAAGTAGAGGTATTATCACATACTGATTCAAGATCATCAAACGAATACAATTTGACTTTATCTCAAAACAGAGCCAATGCGGCAGTTGATTATGTAGTTTCGCAAGGGATAGCTAGAAACAGAATCTCTGGAAAAGGATATGGTGAGACACAATTATTAAACAAATGCGCCGATGGAGTATCATGCTCTGAAGCTCAGCACCAATTGAACAGACGCACAGAAATGAAAGTAATTTGTAACTAA
- a CDS encoding GNAT family N-acetyltransferase, giving the protein MNIDIVIAREEHFKYAQEICDTIETSAKLRGTGIAKRTPEYIHKKMTTQDAVIALADGKFAGFCYIEVWEHGKFVAHSGLIVHPDFRNLGLAKKIKSFVFDYSQKKYPEAKVFGITTGLAVMKINSDLGYKPVPFSELTTDPSFWKGCQTCTNYEILKSKENKLCLCTGMLFDPKEKPKDPPKHPFNVKVLNRLKAIKQAILLTITEKK; this is encoded by the coding sequence ATGAATATTGATATCGTAATAGCTCGAGAAGAGCATTTCAAATACGCACAAGAAATTTGTGATACCATAGAGACTTCTGCCAAGTTGAGAGGTACAGGAATTGCTAAACGAACTCCTGAATACATTCACAAAAAAATGACCACTCAAGATGCTGTCATCGCTTTGGCAGACGGTAAATTTGCTGGGTTTTGCTATATCGAAGTGTGGGAACACGGAAAATTTGTAGCGCATTCGGGGTTGATTGTGCATCCTGACTTCCGGAATCTAGGTTTGGCTAAGAAAATCAAATCGTTTGTATTTGATTATTCACAAAAGAAATACCCAGAAGCTAAGGTTTTCGGTATCACAACTGGATTAGCAGTAATGAAAATCAATTCGGATTTGGGGTACAAACCTGTTCCGTTTTCAGAGTTGACGACTGATCCAAGTTTTTGGAAAGGATGCCAAACCTGTACTAATTACGAGATTTTGAAAAGCAAAGAAAACAAACTTTGTTTGTGTACCGGAATGCTTTTCGACCCGAAAGAAAAACCGAAAGATCCGCCCAAACATCCTTTTAATGTCAAGGTATTAAACCGATTAAAAGCCATAAAGCAAGCCATTCTTTTGACTATCACAGAAAAAAAATAA
- a CDS encoding PAS domain-containing sensor histidine kinase, whose protein sequence is MLNDHNTFLHGGGEMGELIRSKDWSTNPLGTLDTWPQSLRTTLSIVLNSKFPMFLWWGPELISFYNDAYRPSLGNEGKHPHILGERADVAWAEIWHIISPLLQQVKEGRGATWNENQLIPFFRNNRIEDIYWTYSYSPVYDEAEEIAGILTICTETTDQVIAFDQLRASEERFKAMADNIPNLAWMANPDGSVYWYNKKWYEYTGTNLEQMQGWGWKEIYKEETLPDVISQWQNSLEKGKPFEMISELKGTDGKFRQFLTRALPVRNEEGNIVNWFGTNTDITEQKAVKAALKDNQNQLDFALDAARLGTFEFNPFNNNLAVNERLRQWFGLPLKANYELDEATNAIIDSDRPKVIAAIEKAFDYQSGGDYNIAYNIINPTTGEEITLHAKGRAWFNDEKIAYRFNGTVEDITEQTVARKLLEESESNLRLMIVQAPIAIAIMRGPDYVVEIANKNALELWGKTEDEIMNKSILQVMPELLSQGIKDLLDTVVRTGERFATTELPLNFIRFGKPEIVYINFSYEPLLDINGNTNGIMAIGYDVTEQFLARQKIEKSEENLRSLVESAPFPIGVYEGREMRVTLANQSIIETWGKGFDIIGKLYKDVLPELANTGIYQQLDDVFMTGIAHHAKNQRVDLEKDGILKAHYFNYSFTPVRNPNGQIYGVMNTAAEVTELHEAKQKGEEIEKRFRDAVQQAPTAMVIFKGKDNIVEMANTSYLELVDQKAEDFIGKPLFDSLPDAEETVGAITKDIYKTGEPFYGYEFPVTLTRFGKKEVSYFNFVYHPLIENNVVTGIITVATEVTATVVAKKEMQDNEQKLNVIIEASELGVWELDVLTNETIISPRALEILGFKGKTYVDREELLKYMHPEDRAKREAAFVTAFKTGILQYEVRSIINNKIYWLEAKGRVFYDENATPVRMLGTLRDITEERDFQNQLLEREQKFRLLADSMPQFIWTADPEGNLNYFNQSVYDFSGHSVDDLFTKGWLDIVHLDDREENVRKWLDSINNQKDFLIEHRFRKSDGTYRWQLSRAIPQRDADGKITMWVGTSTDIQDQKMFTNELEKQVLQRTKELNLKNDALEKMNKELQSFAYISSHDLQEPLRKIQIFATLINEREAHNLSENGKDKFRRMQNAANRMQNLIQDLLAYSRTSIQEIKFEKTKLSIIIDEVKEDLNEELLQKEAIITVDNDIDFTVIHFQFRQLLFNLISNAIKFTRENVAPQIAIHCEVISGETISYPELNKQTKYCHIQVKDNGIGFEEEYNEKIFEVFQRLHGKEKFHGTGIGLAIVKKIVENHNGQITAHGLPNQGATFDIYLPIKK, encoded by the coding sequence ATGTTAAATGATCATAATACTTTCTTGCATGGAGGCGGTGAAATGGGCGAGCTTATACGCTCAAAAGACTGGAGTACAAACCCCTTAGGAACCCTAGATACTTGGCCACAAAGTCTTAGAACCACTCTTAGTATCGTATTAAATTCCAAATTCCCTATGTTTCTTTGGTGGGGACCAGAACTTATTAGTTTCTACAATGATGCTTATCGTCCTAGTTTAGGAAACGAGGGTAAACATCCGCACATACTTGGTGAACGAGCAGATGTAGCCTGGGCAGAAATTTGGCATATAATCAGTCCACTACTGCAACAAGTAAAGGAAGGAAGAGGTGCAACTTGGAATGAAAATCAGCTGATTCCTTTTTTTCGAAATAACAGAATCGAAGATATTTACTGGACCTACAGTTACAGCCCCGTTTATGATGAGGCAGAAGAAATTGCTGGTATATTAACTATTTGTACCGAAACAACTGATCAAGTGATCGCCTTTGACCAATTGCGAGCAAGCGAAGAACGTTTTAAAGCCATGGCAGACAACATTCCTAACTTGGCTTGGATGGCAAATCCAGACGGATCTGTATATTGGTATAATAAAAAATGGTATGAATATACAGGAACCAACTTGGAACAAATGCAAGGTTGGGGCTGGAAAGAAATTTATAAAGAAGAAACTTTACCAGATGTTATAAGTCAATGGCAAAATTCGTTAGAAAAAGGTAAACCCTTTGAAATGATTAGCGAGCTTAAAGGTACCGATGGAAAATTTAGACAATTCCTTACCCGAGCTTTACCAGTGCGTAATGAAGAGGGTAACATCGTCAACTGGTTTGGAACTAATACCGATATTACAGAGCAGAAAGCAGTTAAGGCAGCCTTAAAAGACAATCAAAATCAATTGGATTTTGCGCTAGATGCAGCTCGATTAGGAACTTTCGAATTTAATCCTTTCAATAATAACCTGGCCGTTAACGAACGACTTCGTCAATGGTTTGGATTGCCACTTAAAGCAAACTACGAATTAGATGAAGCAACCAATGCCATTATTGATAGTGACAGACCTAAGGTTATTGCTGCGATAGAAAAAGCATTTGATTATCAATCTGGTGGTGACTATAATATTGCATACAACATAATAAACCCAACTACCGGAGAAGAAATCACTTTACATGCCAAAGGAAGAGCATGGTTTAATGATGAAAAAATAGCATACCGTTTTAACGGAACCGTCGAAGATATTACTGAACAAACAGTTGCTAGAAAGCTCCTTGAAGAAAGTGAAAGCAACCTTAGACTAATGATTGTGCAGGCGCCAATAGCAATTGCCATCATGCGTGGTCCTGACTATGTTGTAGAGATTGCAAATAAAAACGCTCTAGAATTGTGGGGGAAAACAGAAGATGAAATCATGAACAAGTCGATTCTTCAAGTTATGCCCGAACTGCTATCGCAAGGAATTAAAGATTTATTAGATACTGTTGTACGCACAGGCGAACGCTTTGCGACTACTGAATTACCACTGAATTTTATTCGATTTGGAAAACCTGAGATTGTATATATCAATTTCTCATACGAGCCCTTGCTAGATATCAACGGAAATACAAACGGTATCATGGCTATTGGGTACGATGTTACCGAACAATTTTTGGCCCGTCAAAAGATAGAGAAAAGTGAAGAAAATCTTCGTAGTCTTGTCGAAAGTGCCCCTTTTCCTATTGGAGTTTATGAAGGCCGCGAAATGAGAGTTACTCTTGCGAACCAATCTATTATTGAAACTTGGGGCAAAGGATTTGATATAATTGGAAAATTATATAAAGATGTACTACCTGAGCTTGCAAACACAGGAATCTACCAGCAACTAGATGATGTTTTCATGACCGGTATTGCGCATCATGCCAAGAACCAAAGAGTAGACCTTGAAAAAGATGGTATTTTGAAAGCACACTACTTCAACTATAGTTTTACTCCCGTTCGAAATCCAAACGGCCAGATTTATGGTGTAATGAATACCGCCGCAGAAGTAACAGAACTGCACGAAGCCAAACAAAAAGGAGAAGAAATCGAAAAACGATTTAGAGATGCTGTACAGCAAGCTCCTACTGCAATGGTTATTTTTAAAGGGAAGGATAATATTGTCGAAATGGCCAATACTTCTTATCTTGAACTAGTAGATCAAAAAGCAGAGGATTTTATTGGAAAGCCATTGTTTGATTCCCTCCCAGATGCGGAAGAAACCGTTGGTGCAATTACAAAAGATATTTATAAAACAGGAGAACCATTTTATGGCTATGAATTCCCAGTAACACTTACACGTTTCGGAAAAAAAGAGGTGAGCTATTTCAATTTTGTATACCATCCTCTGATTGAAAACAATGTAGTTACAGGGATTATTACCGTTGCAACAGAAGTAACCGCCACTGTAGTCGCCAAAAAAGAGATGCAGGATAACGAACAAAAACTTAATGTTATTATCGAGGCTAGTGAACTTGGAGTATGGGAATTAGACGTGCTTACAAATGAAACCATAATATCGCCTAGAGCCTTAGAAATTTTAGGCTTTAAAGGAAAAACATATGTTGATCGCGAAGAATTATTAAAATACATGCACCCTGAAGATCGAGCAAAGCGTGAAGCCGCATTTGTAACGGCATTTAAAACAGGTATTCTTCAATATGAAGTAAGATCGATAATTAATAATAAAATATATTGGCTTGAAGCCAAAGGAAGAGTTTTCTATGATGAGAATGCTACTCCTGTGCGTATGCTAGGAACACTACGCGATATCACAGAGGAGCGTGATTTTCAAAATCAATTACTAGAAAGAGAACAGAAGTTTAGACTCTTGGCTGATTCTATGCCACAGTTTATTTGGACAGCAGATCCTGAAGGTAATCTAAACTACTTCAATCAATCGGTTTATGATTTTTCAGGACATAGTGTAGACGATTTATTTACAAAAGGTTGGTTAGACATCGTACATTTAGATGATCGAGAAGAGAACGTACGCAAGTGGTTAGACTCTATCAACAATCAAAAAGACTTTTTAATTGAACACCGCTTCCGCAAAAGTGATGGTACTTATCGTTGGCAATTAAGTAGAGCAATCCCGCAACGAGATGCAGATGGAAAGATTACCATGTGGGTAGGAACAAGTACGGATATTCAAGATCAAAAAATGTTTACCAATGAATTGGAAAAACAAGTTTTGCAACGTACCAAAGAACTTAATTTGAAGAATGACGCATTAGAGAAAATGAACAAAGAGTTGCAATCTTTCGCGTATATTTCTAGTCATGATCTACAAGAACCATTGCGCAAAATTCAAATTTTTGCAACCTTGATCAATGAAAGAGAAGCCCATAATTTGTCTGAAAACGGAAAAGACAAATTTAGAAGGATGCAAAATGCAGCCAACAGGATGCAGAATCTAATTCAGGATCTTTTGGCCTATTCTAGAACGAGCATTCAAGAAATAAAATTCGAAAAAACAAAACTTTCTATTATTATTGATGAGGTAAAAGAAGATTTGAACGAAGAACTTTTACAAAAAGAAGCCATCATAACCGTTGATAATGATATTGACTTTACCGTTATTCACTTTCAGTTTAGGCAACTACTTTTTAATTTGATTAGCAATGCAATCAAATTTACACGAGAAAATGTTGCTCCACAAATTGCTATTCATTGCGAAGTGATTTCAGGAGAAACAATCTCTTATCCTGAACTTAATAAACAGACTAAATACTGTCATATTCAAGTAAAAGATAACGGAATAGGTTTTGAGGAAGAATACAACGAAAAGATATTTGAAGTCTTTCAGCGTCTTCACGGAAAAGAAAAGTTTCACGGTACCGGAATCGGGCTTGCCATTGTAAAGAAGATTGTCGAAAATCACAACGGACAAATTACAGCACACGGACTTCCAAACCAAGGAGCCACCTTTGATATTTATTTACCTATTAAAAAATAA
- a CDS encoding response regulator, which yields MMHNLLLADDDMDDCLFFQEAMEEISTTMQLTTVNDGVQLMNFLSSNKNQLPDIIFLDLNMPRKSGMECLTEIKLDNCLKQLPIVIISTSMDTDVINKLYLDGAHYYIRKPGDFALLKQVIQEATTRLSDNKTQQPERSNFIIQP from the coding sequence ATGATGCATAACCTTTTACTCGCAGATGATGATATGGACGATTGCTTATTTTTTCAAGAAGCAATGGAAGAGATCAGTACGACTATGCAGCTAACTACAGTGAATGACGGGGTGCAATTGATGAATTTTTTATCTTCGAATAAAAATCAACTTCCGGATATTATTTTCTTGGACCTAAATATGCCACGCAAATCGGGTATGGAATGTTTGACAGAAATTAAACTTGACAATTGCTTGAAACAACTTCCAATCGTAATCATCTCAACCTCAATGGATACTGACGTTATAAACAAATTGTACCTTGATGGAGCACATTACTACATCAGAAAACCAGGTGATTTTGCACTTTTGAAACAAGTAATTCAAGAAGCCACTACCCGATTATCAGATAATAAAACACAACAACCTGAACGTTCCAATTTTATAATTCAACCTTAA
- a CDS encoding argininosuccinate synthase, with the protein MKKVVLAYSGGLDTSYCLKYLKNEKGFEVHTVLINTGGFDDQELNDIEERAYELGSAKHANLTIVDKYYDQAIKFLIYGNVLKNNTYPLSVSAERVFQAIEAIKYAKSIGATAIAHGSTGAGNDQIRFDLIFHTIAPEIEIITPIRDLKLSRQEEVDYLAQNGVHYSWEKAQYSINKGLWGTSVGGKETLTSHKSLPNEAYPSQLVKEGEEKVTLEFKEGELIAVNGKKDKPSNNIVTLEKLGNAYAIGRDTHVGDTIIGIKGRVGFEAAAPLIIIKGHHLLEKHTLGKWQQYWKEQLGNWYGMLFHEGQFLDPVMRNIEAFLEDTQKNVNGKVFVTLRPYHFVLDGIESDNDLMTNSFGQYGEMNNAWTSDDAKGFIKILGNAQNIFSAVNNETYE; encoded by the coding sequence ATGAAAAAAGTAGTACTAGCATACAGTGGAGGTCTTGATACCTCATATTGCCTTAAATATTTAAAAAACGAAAAAGGATTCGAAGTACACACAGTATTAATCAACACAGGTGGATTTGATGACCAAGAACTTAACGATATTGAAGAGCGTGCATATGAGTTAGGTAGTGCCAAACACGCCAACCTTACTATTGTAGACAAATACTACGATCAAGCCATCAAATTTTTGATTTATGGTAATGTCTTAAAAAACAACACTTACCCACTTTCTGTAAGTGCCGAAAGAGTTTTTCAAGCGATTGAAGCGATCAAATACGCAAAATCAATTGGAGCAACTGCTATCGCACATGGTAGTACAGGTGCAGGTAATGACCAAATTCGTTTTGATCTTATTTTCCACACCATCGCTCCAGAGATCGAAATCATCACTCCTATTCGTGACTTGAAATTATCAAGACAAGAAGAAGTTGATTATTTAGCTCAAAACGGCGTACACTACTCTTGGGAAAAAGCACAATACTCCATCAACAAAGGTCTTTGGGGAACATCTGTTGGAGGAAAAGAAACTTTGACTTCGCACAAATCGTTACCTAATGAAGCTTACCCTTCGCAATTGGTAAAAGAAGGAGAAGAAAAAGTAACTCTTGAGTTCAAAGAAGGAGAATTAATTGCTGTAAATGGCAAAAAAGACAAACCTTCAAACAACATTGTAACTTTAGAAAAATTGGGTAATGCGTATGCAATTGGTAGAGATACGCACGTTGGAGATACCATTATCGGAATCAAAGGAAGAGTTGGTTTTGAAGCTGCTGCTCCCTTAATCATCATCAAAGGACACCATTTGCTAGAGAAACACACGCTAGGAAAATGGCAACAATACTGGAAAGAGCAACTAGGAAATTGGTACGGAATGCTTTTCCACGAAGGGCAATTTCTAGATCCAGTAATGCGTAACATCGAGGCTTTCCTTGAAGACACGCAAAAAAATGTAAACGGAAAAGTATTTGTAACTTTGAGACCATACCATTTTGTGTTGGACGGAATCGAGTCTGACAATGACTTGATGACAAACAGTTTTGGTCAATATGGCGAAATGAACAACGCTTGGACGTCTGACGATGCCAAAGGGTTTATCAAAATTTTGGGTAACGCTCAAAACATATTTTCGGCAGTAAACAACGAAACTTACGAATAA
- the argC gene encoding N-acetyl-gamma-glutamyl-phosphate reductase: MISIGIIGGSGYTAGELIRILMFHPNAKLDFVYSTTNAGKPLTTAHQDLMGDIEMNFTDTVNPNVDVLFLCLGHGKSISFLEGNKFSDATKIIDLGNDFRLTKDNQFDGKSFVYGLPELNKADIKTASYIANPGCFATAIQLALLPLAADGLLSEDVHINATTGSTGAGVSLSATSHFSWRNNNFSHYKAFEHQHLGEINQSINQLQASYSDELIFVPNRGDFPRGIFATLYTKSEETLDDLVAKYTAFYKDQPFVTITTENINMKQVVQTNKCIISLLKKGNRILITSVIDNLLKGASGQAVQNMNLMFGLDETTGLHLKPSGF; encoded by the coding sequence ATGATTTCAATCGGAATAATTGGAGGTTCAGGATATACAGCAGGAGAATTAATTAGAATTCTGATGTTTCACCCTAATGCAAAACTAGATTTTGTCTACAGCACCACAAACGCTGGAAAACCATTAACTACTGCGCACCAAGATTTGATGGGCGATATCGAAATGAATTTCACCGATACGGTTAATCCAAATGTAGACGTGCTTTTCTTGTGTTTAGGACACGGAAAATCAATTTCGTTTCTAGAAGGCAACAAATTCTCTGACGCAACCAAAATCATCGATTTAGGAAACGACTTCCGTTTGACCAAAGACAATCAATTCGACGGAAAATCTTTTGTATACGGTTTACCCGAATTGAACAAAGCAGACATAAAAACCGCTAGTTATATTGCTAATCCAGGTTGTTTTGCAACCGCTATTCAATTGGCATTATTGCCACTAGCAGCTGACGGATTGTTGAGCGAAGATGTGCACATCAACGCAACTACGGGTAGTACAGGTGCAGGTGTAAGTTTATCAGCAACCTCACATTTTAGTTGGAGAAACAACAACTTCTCACACTACAAAGCATTCGAACACCAACATTTGGGCGAAATAAATCAAAGTATCAATCAATTACAAGCGTCTTATTCAGATGAATTGATTTTTGTACCTAATAGAGGTGATTTCCCAAGAGGAATCTTCGCCACTTTGTACACAAAATCAGAAGAAACTTTGGACGATTTGGTTGCCAAATACACAGCCTTCTATAAAGACCAACCGTTTGTAACAATTACTACCGAAAACATCAACATGAAGCAAGTAGTACAAACCAACAAATGCATCATTAGTTTATTAAAAAAAGGAAACCGGATTTTAATCACTTCGGTGATTGACAATTTACTCAAAGGCGCCTCTGGTCAAGCCGTTCAAAACATGAATTTAATGTTTGGATTGGATGAAACTACAGGATTGCATTTGAAACCGAGTGGATTTTAA